Proteins from one Portunus trituberculatus isolate SZX2019 chromosome 38, ASM1759143v1, whole genome shotgun sequence genomic window:
- the LOC123515211 gene encoding nascent polypeptide-associated complex subunit alpha, muscle-specific form-like isoform X3, giving the protein MAATQGYISGQEIPLDNLPSWKRELILRKRANARIHGAVGLPVPTPMAGMGRGSLSGPTSSTSSPLSGPQEATCSLSGAAPPHPRSNTTTAVSTRGVGVRGATCAEDAWKDRKYAVTSDPPATTVHTTMHHKGLHDEGPRVTSPAYSSVSDSYATEDEELRYGPGIVSKLKNRYMSLAMRESRSRPSLRRFSSLEDLLDSEPRGPVAAKPRAAPDSGPAHRREVMRRARSVDSLSSRLAEDSRRVRAPAMAKSKSASSHLQSSLNPLGKEDVIIIETSRTPVAREPQAVNGAAHRAMEPSRSRQRQLSSSTVGEEEDLPPPDTVRHAKRIFESSGGRPPRGTAARIAAHKAAQFSKSNGVAPASKPALKAKPAVVPPRKVTPPSGPTHPVTIEEAKVSLKKVTQVVRPTPRSTLSVRATAPSGEGTAGGVSKQEAAAKERVPLGLTPVTASVTAPVVNGDPAPRQARGESCSAGEVEEGVRRISSAAVSNIRSESHSQEFNFTDRSVSSPAAPKPASPTPSPLPASPIASHRVPSHPPLSSKVERVDESDRVHLENLKNVEKSRSPPVDVHTSPVLPPKVESPRQPSLNAVKQGKVESGVPDPRGEGKVSPKQGFSRKVESKPEVRSVGEVEPAKPSPPPAEELVRGVVGRGGLVEAFNKTPAGGSPGVLAPTKPSPKRWHQQENTTLVFNFTSSKKETPDYIENDGIDLSRRRPEVSRGHGKLCLSCR; this is encoded by the coding sequence ATGGCCGCTACGCAAGGATACATCAGTGGGCAGGAAATCCCACTAGATAATCTGCCCTCATGGAAAAGAGAACTGATACTTCGAAAAAGAGCCAATGCAAGAATCCACGGAGCAGTGGGTCTGCCTGTTCCCACACCGATGGCTGGGATGGGACGAGGCTCGCTGAGTGGCCCAACATCGTCTACATCATCCCCGCTGAGTGGCCCGCAGGAGGCTACATGCTCGCTGAGTGGCGCGGCTCCCCCCCACCCCCGCTCCAACACAACAACGGCAGTCAGTACTCGTGGTGTGGGTGTGCGGGGAGCTACGTGTGCCGAGGATGCGTGGAAAGACCGAAAGTATGCTGTAACGAGTGATCCTCCAGCCACCACTGTCCATACCACCATGCACCACAAGGGCCTGCACGACGAGGGCCCGCGGGTCACCTCGCCTGCGTATTCCTCCGTCAGTGACTCTTATGCCACCGAGGACGAGGAGTTGCGGTATGGCCCCGGTATTGTGTCCAAGCTCAAGAACCGGTACATGAGCCTTGCCATGAGGGAGAGTCGCTCTCGACCCTCCCTTCGTAGGTTCAGCTCCTTGGAGGACCTGCTGGACAGTGAACCACGGGGCCCGGTGGCCGCTAAGCCCCGTGCTGCCCCGGACTCTGGTCCAGCGCACCGGCGGGAGGTGATGCGGCGGGCGCGCTCCGTGGACTCCCTCAGCAGCAGGCTGGCCGAGGACTCAAGGCGTGTCCGGGCGCCTGCCATGGCCAAGAGTAAGTCTGCCTCCAGTCACCTCCAGTCTAGTCTGAATCCTCTCGGAAAGGAAGACGTTATCATCATTGAGACAAGCAGGACTCCCGTCGCTCGGGAACCCCAGGCAGTCAACGGCGCGGCTCATCGCGCCATGGAGCCCTCTCGCTCCCGCCAGCGTCAGCTGTCCTCCTCTACcgtaggagaggaagaggacctgCCGCCCCCAGACACTGTGCGTCACGCCAAGAGAATATTCGAGTCCTCGGGCGGTAGACCTCCGCGGGGCACAGCGGCCCGGATTGCTGCCCACAAGGCGGCTCAGTTCTCCAAGTCTAACGGCGTTGCCCCGGCCTCCAAGCCTGCCCTCAAGGCCAAGCCCGCCGTGGTGCCCCCCCGTAAAGTGACGCCCCCCTCTGGCCCCACCCATCCCGTCACTATAGAGGAAGCGAAGGTTTCTCTGAAGAAGGTCACGCAGGTGGTGCGGCCCACCCCCAGATCAACACTGAGTGTGAGGGCCACAGCCCCGAGTGGTGAGGGCACGGCTGGCGGTGTCAGTAAGCAGGAGGCTGCGGCCAAAGAGAGGGTGCCCCTCGGCCTGACCCCCGTCACCGCCTCAGTCACAGCGCCTGTGGTGAACGGTGACCCCGCGCCCAGGCAAGCACGGGGCGAAAGTTGCAGTGCGGGCGAGGTGGAAGAAGGGGTGAGGAGGATATCCAGCGCCGCTGTCTCAAATATCAGGAGTGAGAGTCATTCTCAGGAATTTAACTTTACTGACCGCTCTGTGAGCTCCCCAGCAGCCCCCAAGCCAGCCTCTCCAACACCCTCCCCGCTGCCAGCCTCCCCGATAGCCTCCCACAGGGTGCCCTCGCATCCCCCGCTAAGTAGCAAAGTTGAGAGGGTTGATGAGAGTGATCGTGTCCACCTAGAAAACCTAAAGAACGTGGAAAAGTCTCGGTCGCCGCCCGTGGATGTTCATACCAGCCCTGTTCTCCCTCCCAAGGTGGAGTCGCCTCGACAGCCCTCACTTAACGCTGTCAAGCAGGGCAAAGTGGAGTCTGGCGTCCCAGATCccagaggagaggggaaggtctCTCCTAAGCAAGGTTTCTCTAGGAAAGTGGAATCCAAACCCGAGGTGCGATCggtgggggaggtggagcccgCCAAGCCCAGCCCGCCCCCCGCCGAGGAGCTGGTGAGGGGAGTCGTGGGGAGAGGCGGGCTGGTCGAGGCTTTCAACAAAACACCAGCTGGAGGCAGCCCGGGCGTCCTCGCCCCTACTAAGCCATCGCCCAAGCGTTGGCACCAGCAGGAAAATACCACGCTCGTGTTTAACTTCACCAGCAGCAAAAAGGAGACGCCGGACTACATCGAGAATGACGGCATTGACTTGTCCCGGAGACGACCAGAG